From Paenibacillus sp. PL2-23:
CAAAACCGTTGTGAACACACTGGCGGCTAACGGGATCGCCCCGATTGCGCTGGGCAACAAGGACCGCTGGACGGGTTCGCTGTGGTATATGTATTTGGCCGATCGCATAGCGGGCCAAGAAACGTTGGCGCAGGCGATTACTGGCGAAGCCTCCTTCACGGATGAAGCCCTTGTGAAGGCGGCTGAGGAAGTGCAGGGGCTTGTTGAGGCGAACGCGTTCGTCAAGGGCTTCAACGGCTTGTCGAACGAGGAAGCGAAATCCGAGTTTCTGAACGGCAAAGCTGCTATGTTCCTGATGGGTACCTGGGAGCTGCCTAATTTCACAACCAATGAGGATATTCCGCAGGAGTTCCGCGACAGTGTAGGCTTCTTCAAATTTCCTGCCGTTGAAGGCGGCAAAGGCAATGTGGACAGTTGGGTAGGCGGTCCGGGAGTGGGGCTGTTCGTATCGGAGAATTCCAAGGTGAAGGAAGAAGCGAAGAAGTTCGTGGAATACTTTGTGATGAGATGGGGCGAGCAATCCGTAACAGGTGCAGGCGTTATCCCGGCCACGAAGGTCGATACGTCAGCGCTGGAGCTGCCTCAGCTGTACATCGATCTCTTCACGGAGATGAACAAGGCCAGCAGCGTTACGCTGTTCGCGGATGTTCAGATGAAAGCGGACGCGGCTGAAACACACTTGAACCAAATTCAATCGCTGTTCGGTCAGGCGTCCACTCCTGATTCCTTCGCCAGCGAGCATGATAAAGCGATTTCGGCAGGCAAATAAGAAATACGGCGCCTGAAGCCGCACAAGAGAGAAGAGTAAACGCTTATCCGGTCTGCCCGACTATGGGGGCCGGATAAGGCTTTCCTTATGAAGGAGAGAGAGGAGTCGGATTAGAAGTGAATACGGTCATGTCCAACAAGAAGGTCATTGCGCTCTATGTGCTGCCGGCCTTGGTGCTAATACTCGCTATCGTCTATATTCCTATTATTCTGACCGGTTATTACGGTTTAACGAAGTGGAACGGAATAGGGAGCCCCGTGTTTATTGGCTTCGACAATTATGGAGCTCTGCTGAGGGACTCTATGTTCTGGAGCAGTGCATGGCATTCCTTGCTTCTTGCTTTATTCTCAGGTATTAGCCTCGTCCTGTATTTGGCTATTGCGATGGTGCTTGCCTCCAGAATCAAAGGAGCGAATTTGTTTCGCAAAATATATTTGATTCCGATGCTGTTGTCCTCAGTAGCTATCGCTCAGCTGTGGCTTCGCATCTATCATCCCACCAACGGCATTCTGAACAGCGTGCTGAGCTCTATTGGCATTGACAATCCGCCCGCATGGCTTGCTGAGCCCAAGCTTGTGCTGCTTGCGATATTTGTTCCGATTCTATGGCAATATGCGGGCTTCTATATTCTCATCTATTATGCCGCTCTGAAGAACATTCCGGCTTCCCTGGAGGAAGCGGCGAAGATTGATGGAGCGAATGCATTGCAAATTGCTTGGAAGATTAAGCTGCCGCTTGCGATGGAGGTTGTGAAAGTGACAATCGTGCTTGCGGTAGTGGGTTCATTAAAATATTTTGACCTGATCTATGTCATGACCAGCGGCGGACCAAACGGCGCAAGCGAAGTGATGGCGTCTTATATGTACAAGGAAGCGTTCAAGGCTTATGACTTCGGCTATGGCAGCGCAACGGGCTTCTTCCTCCTGGTCATCTGTCTTATCGCAACATGGATCATCCGCAAATTGACCGCATCCAAAGATACGATTCAATATTCTTAAGCAGAAGGAGGCACTGCATCATGACGTCCGAAACCGCATCGCAGCTGAGTAGAGGGGCAGAGGGCTTCGGTATCATAAAAGCTTGGAGGCTGGGCTATGCGTTGCTGTATGCTATTCTAATAGCTGTAGCAATCCTGCAATTATTCCCGCTAGTATGGCTGCTGTTCTTCTCGCTCAAAAACAATCAGGAGGTATTCCAGCTTCCGCCGCTCTCCTTGCCAATGAATCCCCGCTGGGAAAACTATAGCAAGGTGTGGAGCGCAGGCAATATCGATGTCTATTTCTTGAACAGTGTATGGATTACGCTTGCGGCGACTGCGCTGACAGTCGTAATCGCGAGTCTGGTGACGTTCGCCATTACACGGATGAGGTGGAAGCTCAGCTCCTTGGTGCTGGGGCTGTTCATGGTGGCGATGATGATTCCGGTCCATTCCACGCTTATTCCGCTGTTCAGCATGTTCAACAAAGCAAGCCTGATCGATAATCCGATTTCACTGATTCTGACTTATGTGGCATTCAATATGCCTATCACCATTATGATTCTGCTTGGCTTCTATTACGCCTTGCCGAAGGAAGTGGAGGAGGCTTCCGTCATCGACGGCTGCTCCGTTAACCGAATGTTCTTCCGTATTGTGCTGCCGATGACCAACTCGGTGCTTGCAACGACAGCTATTATCAACATTATATATAACTGGAATGAATTTATATTCGTCAATACGTTTATCAGCTCGGATCACTACAAGACGTTAACTGTGGGTGTGCAGAACTTTATCGGGCAATATACAACGGACTGGGGCGCAATCGGCGCCACGCTTATGATCAGCATTCTGCCCATTCTGGTGGCGTTTCTGTTCCTGAGCGACCGAATAGTGGAAGGAATCGCGGCAGGTTCAGTGAAGGGTTAGGAGCATTGCTTGCGCTTCTATGAATAAAAAGCTGTTTTACCAGCTAAAACTGGTAAGATGGCTTTTTTTCGTTATAATTAAAGTATTGAAAGGTTTACGACTAAAGTAAATGATAGACGGGAGCTGGATGAGGGCATGCTGAAATTGTTCCGTTTCTTGAGGCCTTACCGCGCGGTTATCGCGCTGGTCATGGCGCTCATCTTATTGCAGTCGCTGTCAGAGCTGTATCTGCCAACTATTATGGCGGATATTGTGAATGTCGGCGTCATTGAGGGGAGGACGTCCTACATCTGGAAGATGGGAGGCTTCATGCTGGCCGTCACACTGGCGGGAACAGCTGTGTCGATTCTGGCCAGCTATCATTCCTCACAAATCTCTTCGGCGTTCGGGCGCATTGTGAGAGGCAAGGTGTTCTCGCATGTGGAAAGCTTCTCGCTGCGAGAATTCGGCGAGCTCGGGACGGCCTCGCTCATTACGAGAACAACAAACGACATCAATCAGGTGCAGCAGGTGCTGATGATGATGCTGCGCATGATGGTGATGGCGCCCATGATGTGTATCGGGGGCATTATTATGGCGTTGTACAAGGACGCGCAGTTGACGCTTGTGCTGCTTGTAGCGCTCCCTGTGCTCGCCGGCGCCATATGGCTGGTTGCCTCCAAAGGGCTTCCTTACTTCCGTGTTATTCAGAAGAAGCTGGATCGATTGAACCTCGTGCTGCGGGAAGGCTTGACAGGCATCCGGGTTATTCGCTCCTTCAACCGGACCGAGCATGAGAAGGGAAGGTTCGAGGAGGCCAATCGCGATTTGATGGATACAGCTGTCAAAGTGAATCAAATTATGGCCGTTATGATGCCGCTAATGATGCTCATTATGAACCTTGCGATTGTCGCCATTGTCTGGTTCGGCGGGTTGCGAATTGACGCCGGCGGCATGCTGGTGGGCGATCTGATGGCATTTATCTCTTACGCGATGCAAATTATGTTCTCCCTGCTGATGTTCTCCATGATGTTCGTTATGGTGCCGAGAGCCTCCGCGTCCGCGG
This genomic window contains:
- a CDS encoding extracellular solute-binding protein, which translates into the protein MFKKKWATWMLSLSLAIVAAGCGSNASDGGEGNGSANGGSNVSGDKVTVSFMHLWPEGVSAGQNRIVNQIIDEYQTDNPNVTIKQEVLDNEQYKNKLKVLSASNQLPDVGVTWAAGFMQPYVEGELFTPIDDLLSGELNGKFVAGTTEAYAMNGNTYALPLEFNIAPVYYNKAIFEQYGLEAPATYEEFKTVVNTLAANGIAPIALGNKDRWTGSLWYMYLADRIAGQETLAQAITGEASFTDEALVKAAEEVQGLVEANAFVKGFNGLSNEEAKSEFLNGKAAMFLMGTWELPNFTTNEDIPQEFRDSVGFFKFPAVEGGKGNVDSWVGGPGVGLFVSENSKVKEEAKKFVEYFVMRWGEQSVTGAGVIPATKVDTSALELPQLYIDLFTEMNKASSVTLFADVQMKADAAETHLNQIQSLFGQASTPDSFASEHDKAISAGK
- a CDS encoding sugar ABC transporter permease → MNTVMSNKKVIALYVLPALVLILAIVYIPIILTGYYGLTKWNGIGSPVFIGFDNYGALLRDSMFWSSAWHSLLLALFSGISLVLYLAIAMVLASRIKGANLFRKIYLIPMLLSSVAIAQLWLRIYHPTNGILNSVLSSIGIDNPPAWLAEPKLVLLAIFVPILWQYAGFYILIYYAALKNIPASLEEAAKIDGANALQIAWKIKLPLAMEVVKVTIVLAVVGSLKYFDLIYVMTSGGPNGASEVMASYMYKEAFKAYDFGYGSATGFFLLVICLIATWIIRKLTASKDTIQYS
- a CDS encoding carbohydrate ABC transporter permease is translated as MTSETASQLSRGAEGFGIIKAWRLGYALLYAILIAVAILQLFPLVWLLFFSLKNNQEVFQLPPLSLPMNPRWENYSKVWSAGNIDVYFLNSVWITLAATALTVVIASLVTFAITRMRWKLSSLVLGLFMVAMMIPVHSTLIPLFSMFNKASLIDNPISLILTYVAFNMPITIMILLGFYYALPKEVEEASVIDGCSVNRMFFRIVLPMTNSVLATTAIINIIYNWNEFIFVNTFISSDHYKTLTVGVQNFIGQYTTDWGAIGATLMISILPILVAFLFLSDRIVEGIAAGSVKG
- a CDS encoding ABC transporter ATP-binding protein, which gives rise to MLKLFRFLRPYRAVIALVMALILLQSLSELYLPTIMADIVNVGVIEGRTSYIWKMGGFMLAVTLAGTAVSILASYHSSQISSAFGRIVRGKVFSHVESFSLREFGELGTASLITRTTNDINQVQQVLMMMLRMMVMAPMMCIGGIIMALYKDAQLTLVLLVALPVLAGAIWLVASKGLPYFRVIQKKLDRLNLVLREGLTGIRVIRSFNRTEHEKGRFEEANRDLMDTAVKVNQIMAVMMPLMMLIMNLAIVAIVWFGGLRIDAGGMLVGDLMAFISYAMQIMFSLLMFSMMFVMVPRASASAARIGEVLQLSPTIEDMPDASGGEEEMLNGEVEFRNVSFSYPGAEKPALSGISFHAKAGELTAIIGGTGSGKTSLLHLVPRFFDTESGSVIVGGKDVRSWTQEELRRHISLVPQKAVLFSGTVNANIRYGKEDASDEEVRRAAAIAQALDFVEAMPEGFESELSQGGVNLSGGQKQRLSIARALVRRPMVYLFDDSFSALDYKTDAKLRAALKEETRDAAVLVVAQRVSTVMDADRIVVLDEGRIAGIGRHDELMETCSVYREIVASQLSEEEIA